A single region of the Neomonachus schauinslandi chromosome 3, ASM220157v2, whole genome shotgun sequence genome encodes:
- the ERMN gene encoding ermin isoform X2, whose amino-acid sequence MTDVPGTLSQAECNGDTPPENGQQPITKTNEGSSDVDGTSPYYRVEPHLEDLPTEGNQEKSEKLQGNMVVNWSTDEKILKETSVDEMTFREGHQWEKIPLSISSQEISRQKERIAEQPLEEKEEEDGKNKAHQATEMEWLGFRKPSQVDVLHSKHEEEQEVWDEEINDDDDDCNDDEDEVRVIEFKKKNEERSQLKEEVDANEDSPLSSPSSQPVTPEEQPTFGKKSDISRNAYSRYNTISYRKIRKGNTKQRIDEFESMMHL is encoded by the exons ATGACAGATGTTCCAGGGACACTCAGTCAGGCTGAGTGCAATGGGGATACACCACCTGAAAATGGTCAACAACCAATCACTAAAACAAATGAGGGATCCAGTGACGTGGATGGTACCTCACCATACTACAGGGTAGAACCCCATCTTGAAGACTTACCCACAGAAGGAAATcaggagaaaagtgaaaaattacaaGGCAATATGGTAGTCAACTGGTCCACTGATGAGAAGATTCTAAAAg aaacaagtgttgatgaaATGACATTCAGAGAAG GACATCAATGGGAGAAGATTCCTTTGAGCATCAGTAGCCAGGAAATAAGTAGACAAAAGGAAAGGATTGCTGAACAACCtctagaagagaaggaagaggaggatgggAAGAACAAAGCTCACCAGGCAACTGAAATGGAATGGTTGGGATTTCGGAAACCTAGCCAAGTTGATGTGTTGCATTCTAAACATGAGGAGGAGCAAGAGGTTTGGGATGAAGAAATtaatgatgatgacgatgattgcaatgatgatgaagatgaagtTCGAGtaatagaatttaagaaaaaaaatgaagagcgTTCTCAATTAAAAGAGGAAGTTGATGCAAACgaggactccccactgagcagcccCAGTTCCCAACCTGTGACACCTGAGGAGCAGCCAACCTTCGGGAAGAAGAGTGATATCTCTAGAAATGCTTATTCAAGATACAATACAATATCCTATCGGAAAATCAGGAAGGGGAACACCAAGCAGAGAATTGATGAATTCGAGTCTATGATGCACTTATAA
- the ERMN gene encoding ermin isoform X1: MTDVPGTLSQAECNGDTPPENGQQPITKTNEGSSDVDGTSPYYRVEPHLEDLPTEGNQEKSEKLQGNMVVNWSTDEKILKEKPEENLFLVHKAITDLSLQETSVDEMTFREGHQWEKIPLSISSQEISRQKERIAEQPLEEKEEEDGKNKAHQATEMEWLGFRKPSQVDVLHSKHEEEQEVWDEEINDDDDDCNDDEDEVRVIEFKKKNEERSQLKEEVDANEDSPLSSPSSQPVTPEEQPTFGKKSDISRNAYSRYNTISYRKIRKGNTKQRIDEFESMMHL; encoded by the exons ATGACAGATGTTCCAGGGACACTCAGTCAGGCTGAGTGCAATGGGGATACACCACCTGAAAATGGTCAACAACCAATCACTAAAACAAATGAGGGATCCAGTGACGTGGATGGTACCTCACCATACTACAGGGTAGAACCCCATCTTGAAGACTTACCCACAGAAGGAAATcaggagaaaagtgaaaaattacaaGGCAATATGGTAGTCAACTGGTCCACTGATGAGAAGATTCTAAAAg aaaaacCAGAAGAGAATCTTTTTCTTGTTCATAAGGCTATCACAGATCTTTCTCtccaagaaacaagtgttgatgaaATGACATTCAGAGAAG GACATCAATGGGAGAAGATTCCTTTGAGCATCAGTAGCCAGGAAATAAGTAGACAAAAGGAAAGGATTGCTGAACAACCtctagaagagaaggaagaggaggatgggAAGAACAAAGCTCACCAGGCAACTGAAATGGAATGGTTGGGATTTCGGAAACCTAGCCAAGTTGATGTGTTGCATTCTAAACATGAGGAGGAGCAAGAGGTTTGGGATGAAGAAATtaatgatgatgacgatgattgcaatgatgatgaagatgaagtTCGAGtaatagaatttaagaaaaaaaatgaagagcgTTCTCAATTAAAAGAGGAAGTTGATGCAAACgaggactccccactgagcagcccCAGTTCCCAACCTGTGACACCTGAGGAGCAGCCAACCTTCGGGAAGAAGAGTGATATCTCTAGAAATGCTTATTCAAGATACAATACAATATCCTATCGGAAAATCAGGAAGGGGAACACCAAGCAGAGAATTGATGAATTCGAGTCTATGATGCACTTATAA